The Saccharopolyspora gloriosae genome has a segment encoding these proteins:
- a CDS encoding TetR/AcrR family transcriptional regulator, producing MPEGARAERLDAVNETKRALILEGALRVFARDGLREASMRAIAKEAGYTPGAIYSYFPSKEHIYAAALNESLRRLKNATEAAASHAATAASRYVAAGLTFFDFYDENPRDLDMGFYLFSGGMAPHGLSDEETNRELNAALLATLEPARNAAAELFDAEAATRLTAEAFAHASGLLLLRHTRRLNLFRLDARELMHRYLTEQIDRDTVTKPEQGASALITNHTSSGNAAADG from the coding sequence ATGCCTGAGGGTGCGCGCGCAGAACGGCTCGACGCGGTGAACGAGACCAAGCGAGCGCTGATACTCGAGGGGGCGCTGCGGGTCTTCGCCCGTGACGGGCTGCGCGAGGCCAGCATGCGGGCGATCGCCAAAGAGGCCGGCTACACCCCGGGAGCGATCTACAGCTACTTCCCGAGCAAGGAGCACATCTACGCGGCAGCGCTGAACGAGTCGCTCAGGCGGCTGAAGAACGCAACCGAAGCCGCCGCCTCGCACGCCGCCACCGCAGCGTCCCGCTACGTCGCTGCCGGGCTGACCTTCTTCGACTTCTACGACGAGAACCCCCGCGACCTGGACATGGGGTTCTACCTGTTCTCCGGCGGCATGGCACCGCACGGGCTCTCCGACGAGGAAACCAATCGCGAGCTCAACGCCGCACTGCTCGCAACCCTGGAGCCAGCCCGCAATGCCGCAGCCGAGCTGTTTGACGCCGAGGCCGCCACACGCCTGACCGCGGAGGCGTTTGCACACGCGTCCGGATTGCTCCTCCTGCGGCACACCCGTCGACTCAACCTATTCCGACTCGATGCTCGCGAGTTGATGCATCGGTATCTCACAGAACAGATCGACCGAGACACGGTCACCAAACCCGAACAAGGCGCGTCGGCGCTCATCACAAACCACACGTCTTCCGGCAACGCCGCGGCCGATGGCTAG
- a CDS encoding acyl-CoA dehydrogenase family protein: protein MTAVAAIGASERVADYTDRFQAFLDQEVAPIEEELTQQNVGTASQPQFDELGRMHPAVWEARRQVQRRAGALDLYAPHNSVSAGGRGFSRVEMHHVEEFVYRRSGLGLGLAALAWTEGPNPAIERCSPTMREQYLQPLIAGEITAAFCNTEPSVGSDVLAMSTHATRDGHDWIINGKKAWITNSHFADVLQVVAVTGPGARTRSLSMFLIDANAPGVTRGRDLPTMMADGLTGTLEFSDVRVPAENVVGEIGDGFALAMSWINWRRLCRGGMCAGWGAWLLERALDYAQDRTSGGEPIAAQQAVQHMLANMDTDIYQARSTSLVAQAELDELGPFAIPMHSDAPRLISLVKVINDEAFFRVADTAVQVRGAMGLMQDSPEEKLFRVARNLRIPAGTSEIQRNGIARGLLKRRAA from the coding sequence ATGACTGCCGTCGCCGCCATTGGTGCCAGCGAGCGAGTCGCCGACTACACGGACCGCTTCCAGGCCTTCCTCGACCAAGAGGTTGCCCCGATCGAGGAGGAGCTGACTCAACAGAATGTCGGCACTGCCAGCCAGCCGCAGTTCGACGAGCTGGGACGGATGCATCCGGCGGTGTGGGAGGCGCGACGGCAGGTGCAGCGCCGCGCGGGTGCCCTTGACCTCTACGCACCACACAACTCGGTCTCTGCGGGTGGCAGGGGTTTCAGTCGGGTGGAGATGCATCACGTTGAGGAGTTCGTCTACCGTCGGTCCGGTCTTGGGCTCGGGCTGGCCGCGTTGGCTTGGACGGAGGGGCCGAACCCGGCGATCGAACGCTGCTCGCCGACCATGAGGGAGCAGTATCTGCAGCCGCTGATCGCGGGGGAGATCACGGCGGCGTTCTGCAATACCGAGCCCAGTGTCGGCTCCGATGTCCTGGCGATGTCCACCCACGCAACCCGCGACGGCCATGACTGGATCATCAACGGGAAAAAGGCGTGGATCACTAACTCGCACTTTGCCGATGTCTTGCAGGTCGTGGCTGTCACTGGACCCGGCGCCCGGACCCGCTCGCTGTCGATGTTCCTGATTGACGCCAACGCACCCGGGGTCACCCGCGGGCGTGATCTGCCCACGATGATGGCCGACGGTTTGACCGGCACCCTGGAGTTCAGCGACGTGCGGGTTCCGGCCGAGAACGTCGTCGGCGAGATCGGCGACGGTTTCGCGCTGGCAATGTCGTGGATCAACTGGCGCCGACTCTGCCGTGGCGGCATGTGTGCCGGCTGGGGTGCCTGGCTGCTCGAGCGAGCTCTTGACTACGCCCAGGATCGGACGTCGGGTGGCGAGCCGATCGCGGCACAGCAGGCGGTGCAGCACATGTTGGCGAACATGGACACCGACATCTACCAGGCCCGCTCGACGTCTCTGGTGGCGCAGGCCGAGCTTGATGAACTGGGGCCATTCGCAATTCCGATGCACTCCGATGCTCCCCGGCTGATCAGCCTGGTCAAGGTGATCAACGACGAGGCGTTCTTCCGCGTCGCAGACACCGCGGTGCAGGTGCGCGGTGCGATGGGGCTTATGCAGGACTCGCCGGAGGAGAAGCTGTTCCGGGTCGCACGAAACCTCCGCATCCCGGCAGGAACATCTGAGATCCAGCGCAACGGGATTGCGCGAGGCCTGTTGAAGAGGCGAGCCGCATGA
- the selD gene encoding selenide, water dikinase SelD, protein MTTLTTPLTQYSPGGGCACKMPQSLLNDVLASLKAGDGAPAESGRTARAGAALRVGLSPADDAAVLDIPGLEGRSLVMTTDFLTPMVDDPYAWGRIAATNALSDVYAMGGRPLLALNLLAWPENLDRALLAEVLRGGANAVADAGAVLAGGHSIVDPAPKYGLAVVGEVDESSILRKGGGRAGDLLVLTKRLGAGVIGTAVKRGQAPGSAVGEAVAMMSRSNASAAGVATTAGLRGGTDVTGYGLIGHLHEMASAAGLEARIRPEAVPLLPSVAELVRQGCAPDGSRRTLTDALAAGWFAPSTADQTTQLLLADAQTSGGLLLCVPPAIASPTIAALHERGDADAAVVGELVSGRPGHVVIETPLAAKGEE, encoded by the coding sequence ATGACGACCCTGACGACCCCGCTCACGCAGTACTCACCGGGCGGAGGGTGTGCTTGCAAGATGCCGCAGAGCCTGCTCAACGACGTGTTGGCGTCGTTGAAGGCGGGCGATGGCGCCCCTGCGGAAAGTGGCCGCACCGCTCGTGCTGGTGCGGCTCTGAGGGTCGGGTTGTCTCCCGCCGATGATGCGGCTGTTCTTGACATTCCTGGCCTTGAAGGCCGTTCCCTGGTGATGACCACCGATTTCCTGACTCCGATGGTGGATGATCCCTACGCCTGGGGACGCATTGCGGCCACCAACGCCCTGTCGGACGTCTACGCGATGGGTGGGCGCCCGCTGCTGGCGCTGAACCTGCTCGCTTGGCCGGAGAACCTGGACCGTGCCCTGCTCGCGGAGGTTTTGCGGGGAGGCGCGAACGCGGTCGCCGATGCCGGCGCGGTGCTTGCCGGCGGGCACAGCATCGTTGACCCAGCCCCCAAATACGGTCTGGCCGTCGTGGGCGAAGTCGACGAGAGCTCTATCCTGCGCAAGGGCGGAGGTCGTGCGGGTGACCTGCTCGTGTTGACGAAGCGGCTCGGCGCCGGGGTCATCGGCACAGCGGTGAAACGGGGGCAGGCGCCGGGCTCGGCCGTCGGTGAGGCGGTCGCCATGATGAGCCGTTCCAACGCCTCCGCGGCCGGAGTGGCTACTACCGCAGGGCTTCGCGGTGGGACCGATGTCACGGGATACGGCCTCATCGGCCACCTGCACGAGATGGCGTCGGCGGCCGGTCTCGAAGCCCGAATCCGGCCGGAGGCCGTTCCGCTACTTCCCTCGGTTGCTGAGCTCGTGCGGCAGGGTTGCGCCCCTGATGGCAGTCGCCGCACTCTCACTGATGCGCTCGCCGCGGGCTGGTTCGCCCCCTCCACCGCCGACCAGACCACACAGCTGCTGTTGGCAGATGCCCAAACATCCGGCGGCCTGCTGCTTTGCGTCCCCCCGGCCATTGCGAGTCCGACGATCGCGGCCTTGCACGAGCGGGGTGATGCGGATGCAGCCGTGGTCGGCGAACTCGTATCCGGACGTCCGGGGCACGTCGTGATCGAGACACCGCTAGCGGCCAAGGGAGAGGAGTAG
- a CDS encoding cytidyltransferase: protein MDRLSCVTGRYQPVHEQHLELFEIALRDADHLIIAITNPDPVARQEESTSAHRHLAEANPFTYFERARLLYTALADRGRAEQTTIVPFDLTRPECWPHYVPLRARQVVRAYSDWERHKAGLLADAGYRLTMLDGDPATKVSATDIRARLAGKTATWTDMVPASIAPILTELLKERAAARIGGR, encoded by the coding sequence ATGGATCGTTTGAGTTGTGTGACCGGCCGGTACCAACCGGTGCATGAACAGCACTTGGAACTGTTCGAGATCGCGCTGCGTGATGCCGACCACCTCATCATTGCGATCACTAATCCTGATCCCGTTGCCCGGCAGGAGGAATCGACCTCGGCACACCGGCATCTGGCCGAAGCCAACCCCTTCACCTACTTCGAACGCGCGCGGCTCCTGTACACGGCACTGGCCGACCGGGGCCGGGCGGAGCAGACGACCATTGTGCCGTTCGATCTCACCCGGCCGGAGTGCTGGCCGCACTATGTCCCGCTGCGCGCCCGGCAGGTGGTGCGCGCCTACAGCGACTGGGAACGCCACAAGGCGGGACTGCTGGCGGATGCGGGCTATCGGCTGACGATGCTCGACGGTGACCCCGCCACCAAGGTCTCCGCCACCGACATCCGCGCACGCCTGGCGGGCAAGACGGCGACGTGGACGGATATGGTGCCCGCTTCCATCGCACCGATCCTGACTGAACTACTGAAAGAGCGGGCAGCAGCACGCATCGGAGGTCGGTGA